The DNA region GCGCGTGAGGATGTTCTCCGTCATGCCCCGGCCGTCGCCGCTGTGACAGGACGCGCACGACACGTTGTTGAAGATGGGGCCAAGCCCTTCCTGGACGGAGAACGCTTTCCGGAACTGCTCGTGGCCGTCCTGGAAGTCCCCCAGCTCGCCGTTGTCGAGCCCCGCCACCGGCTCGTCGAACCGGTTCGCGGGGTCCGGCTTCGTCGTGAGCATCGATTCGCAGCCGATCAGGATCGCGCACGTCGCGCAAATCGCAACGAGCGCGACCGCGCCGGGCGCGATCCCCTTCCCGCGCGAGCGGTGCGCATCGGCCTCGTGTGTGCGCGCGGCACGCTGCGGCCCGTGCCGGAAGCATTGCGTCCACGGCAGATGCGTCACGGTCGATGTCCCCCTTGGAGCTTCCTGGTTGGAACGGCGCACCTCGAAGTCGCAAGAGCCGAGCCACGGCCTCCGGGCTCGGTCCTTGCACATCGACCCCGTATCGCCGCGGGATCGGGCCGCGGCCACGCACGTTCCCAACGATCACGAAGGAGATCGACATGAGCCGTCGCCATCTCGCGTTCACGCTTCTTCTCGCCGCGCTCGTGGTACCCACCGCGCCGGCGTGGGGCGCGTCCTCCGCGATCGGAACCGGAGGGATCGCCGCCGGCTCGATCGAGTTCTCTCCTACCGTGACCTTCAGCCACTCGAACTTCCGCCGCGAGGGCTACGGCAACGTCGAGACCTCGACGCAGCTCACCGCGTCCCCGACGCTGGGGTACTGCGTGTCGGATCACTGGGAGGTGAGCGGCGGCCTTCTCATGCGCCACCACTCGGAGAACGGCATGAGCGACACGGCCCTCGGTGCCACGACGGGGCTGACCTACAACTTCTCGCCGCAGGGAGCCTTCATCCCGTTCGCGAGCGTCGGGTTCGGCGCGCTCTTCTACGACGGGTTCTCGTTCGACGAGACCGCCGTGCTCGCGCCGACGCTCACCGGAGGCGTGCGCGTCCTGGTCGGTCCGACGGCGTCCGTGAACATGAGCCTCGGCTACCAGCACGAGAGCAACGCGAACGGCGAGTTCAACGCGAGCGCGAACCGCGTGGTCGCGGGCGTGGGGGTGTCGCTCTTCCCCTGGCGAACCCGGTAGCGCGCGGGCGCCGGCAGGCGGGGGGCGCGGGCTAGGCGGCGGCTTCCTCTTCCGAAACGCCGCGCGGGATCCAGAGGACGAACGTGGTCCCTTGTCCGGGGACACTCTCCGCCGTGAGCCTCCCGCCGTGAGCCTCCGCAACGCCGCGCGCGATCGGGATCCCGAGGCCGAGCCCCGAGGACCGGAACTCGAGACGGCTCGAGGAGTGGTGGTGGATCGAGTCCCGGAGGACGAAGCTTCGCGCGAGGAGCTTCCCGAGCTTCTCGCGAGCGATCCCGACGCCGGTGTCGGACACGCGGATCGCGATCCCCTCGCCCTCCCGGTTCGCGCGAACGCGAACCTCTCCGCCGTCCGGCGTGAACCGGATCCCGTTCGAGACGAGGTGATAGACCGCCTCCACGAGCCGCGCCCGGTCCGCGACGATCTCCTCGACCTCGTCCCCGCGCTCCACGTGAACCTTCACCCCGCGATCGCGACCCGCCACGCGCGCTCGCTCCACGCCTTCCTCGACCGCCGACGTCGGATCGTGCGCGAAGGGCGACAGCACGAGACGCTCGCTCTGGATCTGAGCCACGCGGTACGCGTCCTCCGCGATACGCGTGAGCGCCGCGACCGATCCCTCCATCGCGGTCACGGCCTCTTCCTGGTTCGGCGTCAGGGGTCCGAGGCGCTTCTGCGAGAGGAGCTCGAGGTACCCCTTCAGGATGCTGAGCGGGGTCCGGAGCTCGTGCGAGGCGACGTCGATGAACTCGCCCCGGAGGCGCACCACTTCCTCCAGACTCTTCACGTACACGCGCTGCTGCTGGCGCATCTCGCGGAACCGGAGCGTCAGGTATCCGACCTCGTCGCCGCCGCGAACCTCGAGCGGATAGTCGTAGTTCCCCCGCTCCATCTCCTGAGCGCCGCGCACCAGGGAGCGGACCGGAGCCGTGACTCCGCGCGAGATCGCATAACCCACCACGAGTGAGACGAGGACCGCCACGAATCCGATCTCGATCAGCGCGAGCCGCATGGGGCCGAGGAAGGCGGTTTCGGCCTCGAGGGAGCGCTGCATCGCGAAGACCTGTGCCTGTCCGGGATCGGATCCCTGGATGCTTCGCGCCACCGTGAGATACGTTGTCCGCGCTCCCTGGACTTCGAACACCACGCCTTCCGGGGCCCCGGATGTGACCCGGTCCGCGAGCGCCGCCACGAGGCGTGCTCGGTCCTCGCTGGACAGCGTGCTCCCCGTCACGTTCGCCCCCGACACGAAGGTGACCTCGCTTCGCGTGAGCGAGCGAAGGCGCTCGGCGAGCCCGCGCCCGATCTCGGCGCCCAGGAGAAGCGCGCCCACGGGTCGGTTCCCCGCACGGACCGCGGTGACGGTGACCTGGAAGTGCCTCCCTCCGTCCACCAGGATGCGGGACCGAGAGCCGCCGTCTCGGACTTCGTCCACGAGCTCCTTCCACGCGCGATCCCCGAGCGGCACGCGTCCCACGCTCGCCACCGGATGCCCGGTCCCGTCGAAGACGATGAAGAGATCGGCTTGCGTGATCGCGTTGAAGTCGGCGGCCACGCCTTCGGCGGTGGCGCGAAGCTCGGGATCGTTCGCGGGGACCGGCAGCGTGAGCACCGAGAAGAACTTCGGATCCTGCACGATCACCTGGCTCGCGATCGTCAGCTCCTCCGATCGCGTCGCCATCATGTCCTCGAACACCGTCGCCGAGCGGACGAGATCCTCGCGGATCGTGCGCTGGGCCTGTTCGGAGATGCTGCGGTTCGAGGTGAAGAGGGCCGCCGCGGTGAGGAGGAGGAGCGGGAGAACCGTCGCGACGAGGATCTTCCAGTGGAGCCGGATGCGCATCATTCGAGCGCGATCTCCACGGACCGAGTGTCGATCTCTTCGACCGTAACGGAGATGGCGCGGGTTCCCAGATCGGGGTGCCACGCCACGAGCCGGTAGGTTCCCCCCGGCACGGGAGGCAGCTCGAAGGACCCGTCCTCCGCTGGCCGCGCGAACCACGAGTTCGGGACGACGAGGACGAACCCTTCCATGGTCGAGTGGATGTCGCAGTAGACCTTCACGACGCCCGGCTTGTCGAAGCGCACGGACTTCGACTTGCCGCGCCCGTACTTGCCGAGATCGAACCGCTTCGCCGGCGAGACGCTGAAGACGTTGTGGTAGATGCCGTCGCGGTTCGGGAAGTCGACCTGCCCTCCCGCGACGATCGGCACGACGCGCGGCGTGAAGCTCTGGTCCTTCTGCGCGAGCTGGCCGGTCCGGCCGGCGCGCAGCGAGTCCAGTCCGCGGGCGGGAAGCGCGGCCCCCTCGATCCAGATCACCGCGTCCCGGATCGAGCCGCGTCGCACAGCCGGCGCGGGCACCGAGCCGGCACGGCCCGGATAGGGGTTCGCGACCGATGTGGTCCGCTCCGAGCCCGCGGGCGCGCGAACGACTCCCCGGATCACGGCGGCGGTGCCTTGTCCGTGGAGCAGGACGGCGAGCGGAATGGCGAGAAGCGCCGTTCGAGTCTTCGTTGACATATCGATCCCCCTGGAACGGCCCGGGCCGTTCGCCCGGTGCTCCTTGTCGGGTTATCGGTATGCGGCACAACGCTCTTGAGCGGAACCGTGGCAGTTCGAGGGCGATCTCGGGCACACTCGGCAGATGGCTGGAGCCCCGATCGACCCGGGCGTGGACATCGGCCACGTCCATTTGAAGGTCGCCGACCTGGACCGGGCGGTCGCCTTCTACCACGGCGTGCTCGGCTTCGATGTGACGCAACGGATTCCAGGGGCGGCATTTCTGTCCGCGGGCGGCTATCACCACCACATCGGGCTCAACACCTGGACGAGCCGCGGCGGCTCCCCGCCTCCCCGGGGCTCGACCGG from Candidatus Eisenbacteria bacterium includes:
- a CDS encoding HAMP domain-containing sensor histidine kinase, whose protein sequence is MMRIRLHWKILVATVLPLLLLTAAALFTSNRSISEQAQRTIREDLVRSATVFEDMMATRSEELTIASQVIVQDPKFFSVLTLPVPANDPELRATAEGVAADFNAITQADLFIVFDGTGHPVASVGRVPLGDRAWKELVDEVRDGGSRSRILVDGGRHFQVTVTAVRAGNRPVGALLLGAEIGRGLAERLRSLTRSEVTFVSGANVTGSTLSSEDRARLVAALADRVTSGAPEGVVFEVQGARTTYLTVARSIQGSDPGQAQVFAMQRSLEAETAFLGPMRLALIEIGFVAVLVSLVVGYAISRGVTAPVRSLVRGAQEMERGNYDYPLEVRGGDEVGYLTLRFREMRQQQRVYVKSLEEVVRLRGEFIDVASHELRTPLSILKGYLELLSQKRLGPLTPNQEEAVTAMEGSVAALTRIAEDAYRVAQIQSERLVLSPFAHDPTSAVEEGVERARVAGRDRGVKVHVERGDEVEEIVADRARLVEAVYHLVSNGIRFTPDGGEVRVRANREGEGIAIRVSDTGVGIAREKLGKLLARSFVLRDSIHHHSSSRLEFRSSGLGLGIPIARGVAEAHGGRLTAESVPGQGTTFVLWIPRGVSEEEAAA